GGCTCGTTTACCGCTTTGCCAGACAATAAAAGTTCTTAAGAATAAGATAAAAGAATAGATGAGGATTGTATGAAAAATAAACTAAATGAAAAAAAGCTTAAAAACACACGTATCTCAGTAAAGCCTTTTGTTTATACAATTCCATCAATTTCCTCAGTTTCTATAAAGTTTCTGATTCTTTTAGCTTTACAGGTAATCATGCTTCTTATAACAGGAAGCTTTAGGGCAGTATTTGTAGTAACAGTTTCTTTAACAGGTTCAATTGTTGCTGCAATTTTGAATTACTATATTAAGAAAGAAGCCCTGTACAATATTATGAATATTGCTATTCAGGGAATGCTTATTGGTCTGCTTTTACCTGAATCATATCCACTGCCAATGGTATTTGTAATTTCTTTTGTAACAATTATTATTTCACGCAGTGTTGTTTTCAAGGGAATCAATAACTGGATAAATGTTCCTGCCATTGCTGTAATTATTGCGTGGTATATCGGAAATGCATACTTCCCGCAGTTTGCAGTTTCATCAGAGCTTTTGCCATTAAAAAATTCTTCTGTTTATCTTATTCAGAACGGATATTTTCCGACATACAGCTTTGACAGTCCTGTAACAGCATTCCTGAACAAATACATTTTCAGTATTGCTAATGTAACAATTCCTGAAGGCTTTATCTCCGCAATGTGGGATACAAATTCTATTATCCCTGCATTCAGATTTAATCTTCTTACAATTGTTTCATCAATTATTGTTTTCTCTGATAATTCTTTCTCAGTTATTATTCCGGCAAGTTTCCTTGCAATTTATACACTTCTTGTAAGACTCTTTGCTTCATATTTCTTTGGAGGAACTATCAATCAGGGAGATATGATTCTTGCTCTTCTTACAAGCGGAATCCTTTTCAGTACTGTATTTTTAATTCAATGGTATGGAACTATACCGGTAACTGTAATTGGAAAACTAGTTCTCGGTATATTATCAGGTA
The Treponema bryantii DNA segment above includes these coding regions:
- a CDS encoding RnfABCDGE type electron transport complex subunit D, with the translated sequence MKNKLNEKKLKNTRISVKPFVYTIPSISSVSIKFLILLALQVIMLLITGSFRAVFVVTVSLTGSIVAAILNYYIKKEALYNIMNIAIQGMLIGLLLPESYPLPMVFVISFVTIIISRSVVFKGINNWINVPAIAVIIAWYIGNAYFPQFAVSSELLPLKNSSVYLIQNGYFPTYSFDSPVTAFLNKYIFSIANVTIPEGFISAMWDTNSIIPAFRFNLLTIVSSIIVFSDNSFSVIIPASFLAIYTLLVRLFASYFFGGTINQGDMILALLTSGILFSTVFLIQWYGTIPVTVIGKLVLGILSGIIAFAIIGCGTSPVGIAYTIICSNIICMFIRIFEEKKNELTAGKVIAKYSAKIAAETGAQQ